A genomic window from Archocentrus centrarchus isolate MPI-CPG fArcCen1 chromosome 2, fArcCen1, whole genome shotgun sequence includes:
- the LOC115795075 gene encoding C-X-C chemokine receptor type 2-like encodes MSFVYVFEEDFFANYSNDSSPLYTDPNTSTCEYVLLEPTAAVTLCLILIVIFLLAVPGNLLVGWVISTSKQALTPSDVYLFHLTIADGLMALTLPFFAVATTRGWLFGDFLCKLLNLIKLTNFYTSIIFLACISIDRYLVIVHARETLKSRQRMCSRSLCAAMWALGCALALPALFNKVTKLADGRIICAENFDIGTAAVWRLASRGFILVFGFLIPATVMIACYSVTVARLLLTRGFQKHRAMRVIITVVIAFLLCWTPYQITMVIEILLRSKVIRTDCFLRTSVSTALIATEHLALLHSCINPFLYAFVGEKFRKKMKLVLQRKFRQERMSGSKFSRSTSQTSEGTGTVL; translated from the coding sequence ATGTCATTTGTCTATGTCTTTGAAGAAGATTTCTTTGCGAATTATTCCAATGATTCCAGCCCGCTCTACACAGATCCAAATACCTCAACATGTGAGTATGTTCTACTGGAACCTACAGCAGCTGTGACCCTGTGTCTTATCCTTATAGTCATCTTTTTACTGGCCGTACCAGGAAACCTGCTGGTAGGATGGGTGATCAGCACCAGCAAGcaagctttgactccttcagaTGTGTACCTGTTCCACCTGACCATAGCAGATGGACTGATGGCTTTAACGCTCCCGTTCTTTGCTGTAGCAACAACCCGAGGATGGCTCTTTGGAGACTTCCTGTGCAAACTCCTCAACCTCATCAAGTTGACAAACTTCTACACCAGCATCATCTTCCTCGCCTGCATTAGCATCGATCGTTACCTTGTGATTGTGCACGCCAGGGAGACGCTCAAGAGTCGCCAGAGGATGTGCAGCAGGAGCCTCTGCGCAGCGATGTGGGCACTCGGTTGTGCCCTTGCTCTGCCTGCACTTTTCAACAAAGTCACCAAGCTCGCAGATGGGAGGATCATTTGCGCCGAGAACTTTGACATCGGCACTGCCGCTGTGTGGAGGCTCGCCTCTCGGGGGTTCATTCttgtttttggctttttgaTCCCTGCGACTGTCATGATCGCCTGTTACAGCGTCACCGTTGCACGGCTGCTGCTCACTCGTGGTTTCCAGAAGCACCGGGCAATGCGAGTGATCATAACCGTGGTGATTGCGTTTCTGCTCTGCTGGACACCTTACCAGATCACCATGGTGATAGAAATACTGCTGAGGAGTAAAGTGATAAGAACTGATTGCTTTCTTAGGACGTCGGTGAGCACGGCCCTGATTGCAACCGAGCACCTGGCTCTGCTGCACAGCTGCATCAATCCTTTCCTCTATGCCTTTGTGGGAGAGAagttcaggaaaaaaatgaagctggttCTTCAGAGAAAGTTCAGACAGGAAAGGATGTCAGGGTCAAAGTTCAGCAGGTCAACATCTCAGACCTCAGAAGGCACTGGAACGGTTCTCTGA
- the slc19a1 gene encoding reduced folate transporter isoform X1 produces MAAGDTEGSGDRSEEEKEMDQKACEYFEQQEDGDVAMAASAVEAQSPPGEEKARDPRKWKWSVIFLCFYGFMVSIKPGEPFITPYLLSPEKNFTREQVTNEITPVLTYSYMAVLVPAFLLTDLLRYKPVLILQGISQVVIWVILLLGSTLLQMQFMEFFYGITMACRVAYSSYIFSLVNPVLYQRVAGYSRSSVLLGVFTSSVLGQLCLSLGNISFYTLNGISLGFVSFGLLLSLCLPWPKRSLFFNRATQAQRELVAAATKPELDKMNPEDGGPSSAAPPRPASTWKDSVFVQMLLEVRNVLKRPNLRLWSLWWVFNSTGYYLVLFYVHILWNKVYPATENKKVYNGGVEAASTLLSAITAFAAGFVKIRWHIWSELVIGVITAVQAGLLLLMGTTENIWVCYIAYVLFRGFYQFLVPVATFQIASSLTKELCALVFGINTFFGTVLKSIINLIFSDKRGLALDVHSQFLVYFIYFTILTVVYFVCAAVVIVRHYRNERGGGGGARDQATPTELNPVVSSKELEPLSNGKSGKP; encoded by the exons ATGGCAGCAGGGGACACAGAAGGAAGTGGGGACAGatcagaagaggagaaagaaatggATCAGAAAGCATGTGAATACTTTGAACAACAGGAAGACGGAGACGTAGCGATGGCCGCCTCTGCTGTGGAGGCTCAGTCTCCCCCTGGAGAGGAGAAAGCCAGGGATCCCAGAAAGTGGAAGTGGTCTgtgatatttttgtgtttctatGGGTTTATGGTATCCATAAAGCCCGGGGAGCCCTTCATCACACCATACCTGCTCAGCCCTGAGAAGAACTTCACCAGAGAGCAG GTGACCAATGAGATCACTCCAGTGCTGACGTATTCCTACATGGCTGTGCTGGTGCCGGCCTTCCTGCTAACGGATCTCCTGCGTTACAAGCCGGTCCTGATTCTTCAGGGCATCAGTCAGGTGGTCATCTGGGTCATTCTGCTCCTTGGAAGCACGCTGCTTCAGATGCAGTTCATGGAGTTCTTCTACGGCATCACCATGGCCTGCCGTGTGGCCTACTCCTCCTACATCTTCTCCTTAGTCAACCCGGTCCTCTATCAGCGTGTGGCAGGCTACTCACGCTCCTCAGTCCTCTTGGGGGTTTTCACCAGCTCAGTCCTGGGTCAGCTGTGCTTGTCTCTGGGAAACATCTCCTTCTACACCCTCAACGGTATCTCTCTGGGGTTTGTCAGTTTTGGTTTGCTGCTCTCACTGTGCCTGCCCTGGCCTAAACGTTCCTTGTTTTTCAACCGGGCGACTCAGGCGCAAAGGGAACTGGTAGCAGCAGCCACCAAACCTGAACTGGATAAAATGAACCCAGAAGATGGAGGGCCATCCTCTGCTGCCCCTCCACGCCCTGCGTCAACCTGGAAGGATTCTGTGTTTGTACAGATGCTGCTGGAGGTGAGAAACGTGCTGAAGAGGCCCAACCTGAGGCTCTGGTCCCTGTGGTGGGTGTTCAACTCGACAGGGTATTACCTGGTGCTTTTCTACGTCCACATCCTGTGGAACAAAGTCTACCCTGCCACTGAGAACAAGAAAGTTTACAACGGGGGAGTGGAAGCAGCCTCTACATTGCTCA gtgctataACTGCCTTTGCGGCGGGCTTTGTCAAAATTCGGTGGCACATCTGGTCAGAGCTGGTCATCGGTGTCATCACAGCAGTGCAGGCGGGTCTGCTGCTCCTCATGGGCACCACAGAGAACATCTGGGTCTGCTACATTGCCTACGTCCTCTTCAGAGGCTTCTATCAGTTCCTGGTGCCTGTTGCCAC TTTCCAGATTGCCTCGTCACTCACCAAGGAGCTCTGTGCTCTTGTGTTTGGGATCAACACCTTCTTTGGGACGGTACTGAAGAGCATCATCAACCTGATCTTTTCTGACAAGAGGGGCCTGGCTTTGGACGTGCACTCTCAG TTCCTCGTGTACTTCATCTACTTCACTATTCTTACGGTTGTCTACTTCGTCTGTGCCGCCGTGGTCATCGTCCGTCACTACAGAAACGAGCGCGGGGGAGGAGGCGGGGCCAGGGACCAAGCCACGCCCACAGAGCTCAACCCTGTGGTATCAAGCAAGGAGCTAGAACCTTTGTCTAACGGCAAAAGCGGCAAACCCTAA
- the slc19a1 gene encoding reduced folate transporter isoform X2 — translation MAAGDTEGSGDRSEEEKEMDQKACEYFEQQEDGDVAMAASAVEAQSPPGEEKARDPRKWKWSVIFLCFYGFMVSIKPGEPFITPYLLSPEKNFTREQVTNEITPVLTYSYMAVLVPAFLLTDLLRYKPVLILQGISQVVIWVILLLGSTLLQMQFMEFFYGITMACRVAYSSYIFSLVNPVLYQRVAGYSRSSVLLGVFTSSVLGQLCLSLGNISFYTLNGISLGFVSFGLLLSLCLPWPKRSLFFNRATQAQRELVAAATKPELDKMNPEDGGPSSAAPPRPASTWKDSVFVQMLLEVRNVLKRPNLRLWSLWWVFNSTGYYLVLFYVHILWNKVYPATENKKVYNGGVEAASTLLSAITAFAAGFVKIRWHIWSELVIGVITAVQAGLLLLMGTTENIWVCYIAYVLFRGFYQFLVPVATFQIASSLTKELCALVFGINTFFGTVLKSIINLIFSDKRGLALDVHSQGQLLASTIF, via the exons ATGGCAGCAGGGGACACAGAAGGAAGTGGGGACAGatcagaagaggagaaagaaatggATCAGAAAGCATGTGAATACTTTGAACAACAGGAAGACGGAGACGTAGCGATGGCCGCCTCTGCTGTGGAGGCTCAGTCTCCCCCTGGAGAGGAGAAAGCCAGGGATCCCAGAAAGTGGAAGTGGTCTgtgatatttttgtgtttctatGGGTTTATGGTATCCATAAAGCCCGGGGAGCCCTTCATCACACCATACCTGCTCAGCCCTGAGAAGAACTTCACCAGAGAGCAG GTGACCAATGAGATCACTCCAGTGCTGACGTATTCCTACATGGCTGTGCTGGTGCCGGCCTTCCTGCTAACGGATCTCCTGCGTTACAAGCCGGTCCTGATTCTTCAGGGCATCAGTCAGGTGGTCATCTGGGTCATTCTGCTCCTTGGAAGCACGCTGCTTCAGATGCAGTTCATGGAGTTCTTCTACGGCATCACCATGGCCTGCCGTGTGGCCTACTCCTCCTACATCTTCTCCTTAGTCAACCCGGTCCTCTATCAGCGTGTGGCAGGCTACTCACGCTCCTCAGTCCTCTTGGGGGTTTTCACCAGCTCAGTCCTGGGTCAGCTGTGCTTGTCTCTGGGAAACATCTCCTTCTACACCCTCAACGGTATCTCTCTGGGGTTTGTCAGTTTTGGTTTGCTGCTCTCACTGTGCCTGCCCTGGCCTAAACGTTCCTTGTTTTTCAACCGGGCGACTCAGGCGCAAAGGGAACTGGTAGCAGCAGCCACCAAACCTGAACTGGATAAAATGAACCCAGAAGATGGAGGGCCATCCTCTGCTGCCCCTCCACGCCCTGCGTCAACCTGGAAGGATTCTGTGTTTGTACAGATGCTGCTGGAGGTGAGAAACGTGCTGAAGAGGCCCAACCTGAGGCTCTGGTCCCTGTGGTGGGTGTTCAACTCGACAGGGTATTACCTGGTGCTTTTCTACGTCCACATCCTGTGGAACAAAGTCTACCCTGCCACTGAGAACAAGAAAGTTTACAACGGGGGAGTGGAAGCAGCCTCTACATTGCTCA gtgctataACTGCCTTTGCGGCGGGCTTTGTCAAAATTCGGTGGCACATCTGGTCAGAGCTGGTCATCGGTGTCATCACAGCAGTGCAGGCGGGTCTGCTGCTCCTCATGGGCACCACAGAGAACATCTGGGTCTGCTACATTGCCTACGTCCTCTTCAGAGGCTTCTATCAGTTCCTGGTGCCTGTTGCCAC TTTCCAGATTGCCTCGTCACTCACCAAGGAGCTCTGTGCTCTTGTGTTTGGGATCAACACCTTCTTTGGGACGGTACTGAAGAGCATCATCAACCTGATCTTTTCTGACAAGAGGGGCCTGGCTTTGGACGTGCACTCTCAG GGTCAACTTCTGGCCTCAACTATATTCTGA
- the slc19a1 gene encoding reduced folate transporter isoform X3, giving the protein MAVLVPAFLLTDLLRYKPVLILQGISQVVIWVILLLGSTLLQMQFMEFFYGITMACRVAYSSYIFSLVNPVLYQRVAGYSRSSVLLGVFTSSVLGQLCLSLGNISFYTLNGISLGFVSFGLLLSLCLPWPKRSLFFNRATQAQRELVAAATKPELDKMNPEDGGPSSAAPPRPASTWKDSVFVQMLLEVRNVLKRPNLRLWSLWWVFNSTGYYLVLFYVHILWNKVYPATENKKVYNGGVEAASTLLSAITAFAAGFVKIRWHIWSELVIGVITAVQAGLLLLMGTTENIWVCYIAYVLFRGFYQFLVPVATFQIASSLTKELCALVFGINTFFGTVLKSIINLIFSDKRGLALDVHSQFLVYFIYFTILTVVYFVCAAVVIVRHYRNERGGGGGARDQATPTELNPVVSSKELEPLSNGKSGKP; this is encoded by the exons ATGGCTGTGCTGGTGCCGGCCTTCCTGCTAACGGATCTCCTGCGTTACAAGCCGGTCCTGATTCTTCAGGGCATCAGTCAGGTGGTCATCTGGGTCATTCTGCTCCTTGGAAGCACGCTGCTTCAGATGCAGTTCATGGAGTTCTTCTACGGCATCACCATGGCCTGCCGTGTGGCCTACTCCTCCTACATCTTCTCCTTAGTCAACCCGGTCCTCTATCAGCGTGTGGCAGGCTACTCACGCTCCTCAGTCCTCTTGGGGGTTTTCACCAGCTCAGTCCTGGGTCAGCTGTGCTTGTCTCTGGGAAACATCTCCTTCTACACCCTCAACGGTATCTCTCTGGGGTTTGTCAGTTTTGGTTTGCTGCTCTCACTGTGCCTGCCCTGGCCTAAACGTTCCTTGTTTTTCAACCGGGCGACTCAGGCGCAAAGGGAACTGGTAGCAGCAGCCACCAAACCTGAACTGGATAAAATGAACCCAGAAGATGGAGGGCCATCCTCTGCTGCCCCTCCACGCCCTGCGTCAACCTGGAAGGATTCTGTGTTTGTACAGATGCTGCTGGAGGTGAGAAACGTGCTGAAGAGGCCCAACCTGAGGCTCTGGTCCCTGTGGTGGGTGTTCAACTCGACAGGGTATTACCTGGTGCTTTTCTACGTCCACATCCTGTGGAACAAAGTCTACCCTGCCACTGAGAACAAGAAAGTTTACAACGGGGGAGTGGAAGCAGCCTCTACATTGCTCA gtgctataACTGCCTTTGCGGCGGGCTTTGTCAAAATTCGGTGGCACATCTGGTCAGAGCTGGTCATCGGTGTCATCACAGCAGTGCAGGCGGGTCTGCTGCTCCTCATGGGCACCACAGAGAACATCTGGGTCTGCTACATTGCCTACGTCCTCTTCAGAGGCTTCTATCAGTTCCTGGTGCCTGTTGCCAC TTTCCAGATTGCCTCGTCACTCACCAAGGAGCTCTGTGCTCTTGTGTTTGGGATCAACACCTTCTTTGGGACGGTACTGAAGAGCATCATCAACCTGATCTTTTCTGACAAGAGGGGCCTGGCTTTGGACGTGCACTCTCAG TTCCTCGTGTACTTCATCTACTTCACTATTCTTACGGTTGTCTACTTCGTCTGTGCCGCCGTGGTCATCGTCCGTCACTACAGAAACGAGCGCGGGGGAGGAGGCGGGGCCAGGGACCAAGCCACGCCCACAGAGCTCAACCCTGTGGTATCAAGCAAGGAGCTAGAACCTTTGTCTAACGGCAAAAGCGGCAAACCCTAA
- the LOC115794511 gene encoding carcinoembryonic antigen-related cell adhesion molecule 1-like, which yields MMKMRPSDAPIVWLGWFVVFLAAVSETEETLIYGKVGGEVVLRPPAGSVTEPIKQILWTEGVNKAMEWDGAGMPVDAFRHFKGRCQLNTSTGEMTIRGLLPNDSKSYTPEINNKVLAVVHLIVLFPVSVPTAIASCDESTCDLTCKGNTTGADPVTYTWTSDNNVVHNSSENQYTVHKENISSSNEFICEMKNPVSQERSDPVSIAFISPPERGPKISTGITVLAVLLAAVLLLVAFHKWKTGTWFFDKDSMPWEADFWRKSEAHRREAPASNGTSAQHNENAEEETPMKTG from the exons ATGATGAAGATGCGGCCTTCAGATGCGCCCATTGTGTGGCTCGGCTGGTTTGTGGTCTTTCTGGCTGCTGTGTCGGAAACTGAAG AGACTCTAATCTATGGAAAGGTGGGAGGTGAAGTTGTCCTCAGACCACCTGCTGGCTCTGTGACTGAACCCATCAAACAAATATTGTGGACAGAAGGTGTTAACAAGGCCATGGAGTGGGATGGAGCGGGCATGCCTGTAGATGCCTTTCGTCACTTTAAAG GTCGCTGCCAGCTAAACACCTCCACTGGTGAGATGACAATCAGGGGATTGTTGCCTAATGACAGCAAATCATACACACCAGAGATCAACAACAAAGTGTTAGCTGTAGTTCACCTCATCGTCCTGT TTCCCGTCTCCGTACCCACTGCTATTGCATCCTGTGATGAGAGCACATGCGACTTGACCTGCAAAGGAAACACTACAGGAGCCGACCCAGTCACCTACACGTGGACGTCAGACAATAATGTGGTGCATAATTCATCTGAGAATCAATATACTGTTCATAAG GAGAACATTTCAAGCAGTAACGAGTTCATCTGTGAGATGAAAAACCCCGTCAGCCAGGAGAGGAGCGACCCAGTCTCCATCGCTTTCATCTCTC CACCTGAAAGGGGTCCGAAAATTTCCACAGGAATTACAGTGCTCGCCGTGCTGCTGGCTGCCGTCTTGCTGCTGGTTGCCTttcacaaatggaaaacag GAACCTGGTTCTTTGACAAAG ACTCCATGCCTTGGGAAGCAG ATTTCTGGAGGAAGAGCGAGGCCCACA gaagagaagctCCTGCGTCTAATGGCACCTCTGCTCAACACAATGAAAATGCTGAAG AGGAGACGCCAATGAAAACAGGCTAA